Within bacterium, the genomic segment AAAAGCTAATACTTTGGAATTTATATTGTCTCCTAGCTCATATTTTTCCTTTATGGTAAAAACTTTTACTTTCTTTTGCATAAGTTCGTGCAGGATGCTCATTACTTCCATTAGACTCCTGCCGAATCTGCTAATTTCAATTGTAATTAATATATCATTCTTTTTAAGCTTTTTTATAAGCTTTCCAAGTAATCTATCTTTATAGTTTTTTATCCCACTAACAGTTTCTTCTATCCATTTATCTACAATAAATTTCCGTTGATCAGCAAATTTAAGCACTTCATACTTTTGATTTTTATTGTCTTGCTTATCGGTACTAACCCGGATATATGCATATATCATTGCTTGCTCAATATATTATGAGTTCCAACTTTCCTAAGAATTTTTGTATTCCCTACAGGCGTAAAAGTTATACGATAGTTTTTAGTAATGCTCATTTCCCAAATATTATCAGTCCCTTTAATCTTCTTAATCCTAAGCGATGGATGATTCGGGTTTTTAATAAAAATATCCAGCTTATTTAAGACTATGTTTTTAATATCAGGATGTAATTTCCTGAAACATTTATCAAAAGCAGAAAGGGTTTTTATGTTAGTTTTTTCCAAGATGCTTCCCTAACTCATTTGCAGTCTTGAAAGAACCGGACATTTTCCCTGCTTTGAGATCTCTATCTGCCTCCCTCTCTCCTTCCTGCCATTCTTTAGTCCAGAACCACGCCTGGTCTTTATTAATTACCATTTTAGGAAT encodes:
- a CDS encoding AbrB/MazE/SpoVT family DNA-binding domain-containing protein, producing MSLTKINERGQLTIPAELRKILHCEPGDYVEVVMDKDVLKVIPKMVINKDQAWFWTKEWQEGEREADRDLKAGKMSGSFKTANELGKHLGKN
- a CDS encoding master DNA invertase Mpi family serine-type recombinase, translated to MIYAYIRVSTDKQDNKNQKYEVLKFADQRKFIVDKWIEETVSGIKNYKDRLLGKLIKKLKKNDILITIEISRFGRSLMEVMSILHELMQKKVKVFTIKEKYELGDNINSKVLAFAFSLSAEIERSMISQRTKQALARKKSEGMTLGRPKGSLSKETKLTGKDDIIKELLKKKISLSAIGRITGVHRITVLNYIKSRKLA